The DNA region ACCACTTGCGATCACTTCTTATCAAGGGCTGGCGCCTACGTGATCAGCTCGCGATCACAACGTCCGACAGTCAGCCGGAACCAGACTTCGCAATTGTTCGAGGAAGTGCTCGGGACAATCTGACGCACCACCCGCTTCCCGCCGAGGTTGCGATGGTTGTCGAAGTCTCCGATTCATCGCTCAGCCGCGACCGCAACAAACGCCGCCTTTACGCACGCGCAGAGGTCCCTGTCTACTGGCTGCTAAACTTGAATGCCCGCCAGCTTGAGGTCTACACACGACCCTCTGGCCCAACAGAGGCGCCCGCTTACGCAGAGCAGGCTATCTATCGCGCCGGGGACGAGGCGCCCTTGGTAGTCGACGGCCAGACGCTCGGCGCCATCAAGCTTGACGACATTCTCCCATGAAGCCCTGCCTCCCATGAAGCTCTACATCGCCCGACACGCCTGGGCCGGCAGCTACGGCGACCCCGCCTGGCCCGACGACTCCGAGCGCCCGCTGGAGCCGGGGGGCGCCGAGCGCTACGCCAAGCTGGTCGCCAGGCTGGCCGAGCGGGGGATGGCGCCGGAACGCGTCGCCAGCAGCCCGCTGGTGCGCTGCGTGCAGACCGCCGAGGTGCTTGCCGACCAGACCCAGCACCGGCCCGAGATCGAACGGCTCGACGCGCTGGCGCCGGGGGTAGAGCTCGACTCGTTGCTGGAGTGGACGGGCCGCTCGCAGGCCGACGCCGCTTGGGTGGGCCACAACCCCGATGTCGAGCACCTGGTGGCCCTGTTGATCGGCCAGAGCGGCGCGGTGCGGTTCGCCAAGGGGGCGATCGCCAGCCTGCTGTTCGAGGGCCCCGTGCGGCCGGGCGCCGGCGTGCTGCAGTGGCACGTTACGGCGAAGGTGCTGGGCGTTTGACCGCGGGGGTCGGCGCCGGGTCTTCGGGCGCCGGCTGCTCGGCCGGCCACGCTTTCGTGGCCGCACGCACCAGCCAGTTGCTGCCGTCTGGCATGCGGTCCTGGCCCAGCGCCCAGAAGTAATAGCCGCGGTAGCCTTCGTCGTGGGCCCAGGCGGCCTTGAGGTGGATCGAGTTGCGGTCGTCGTACGCGATCACCTGCGTCGGCTCTCCCGTGGGACGCAGCCAGGGCGCCTTGCTGGGGTCGTCCCACTCAGCCGGCGCGCCTGAGCTCACCAGCTCGTTGATGCGGGTATAGGTGTACGCGCCGTGCTGGTTGCGGCGCTCGGCGTCGAGCGGCTGGTAGGGCGCCTCGACCGGGTAGATGCGGCCGAACATCGGCAGCCCCATTACCAGTTTGTCCTTCGGCACCCCGGCGTCCTCGTGCCAACGCGTCATGGCGCCCGACACGCTCCGCCACGACCGCTCGGGGTCCTTGGGGGAGGGGAACAGCGGCGCGTGGTGCGCGGCCGTGCGGTCGTACGGGCCGCACATGTCGTAGGCGGCAACGTTCAGCCAGTCGACCAGCGGCGCCACTTTCGGCCCGTCGATCCATTTCATGAAGAAGGGAGAGGGGGAGACCTGCGCGGTCAACAGCAGCGGCTCGGCGCGGCCTTTGGACACGGTGTCTAGCTCTTGTCGGAGCGCCGCGAGCATCGCGGTGAACCCCTCACGCGTCTGCTTGTTGCGGGGCGACTCCCAGGCCAGGTCGACCCCGTCGTAGCCCACTTCTGCGATCCTCCTCGCAAGCGCTCGGGCAAACGTCGTAGTTGCCAAAGGGTCCTTGGTGATCGTCTCTAGCCCGAGCGTGGTCTGCCCCGCGCCGACGGTCAGCAAGATCTTCACGCCGCGGCCGTGCGCGGTCTCGGCCAGCTCGGCGCTTGGAACGGTTTCGGAAGCAATCGGCATCCCCAGCCCGTCGAGCTGCAGGTAGGCGTGGCAGACGTGGGTGAGGTCTTTCCACGGAACCCCTTCAACGGGCGCGTCGGAGTGGTCGGCCAGGTAGCCCACCGCCACCCGTGGCGGCGTGGCCGTGGCCATCGACGTTAGCCCTAAGGCAAAAAACAGGAGGTATCGCATGGGGGTATGTTAATCAGGGCGAGCTGTCGGCGTCAGCCGGGGACGGCTCGCCAGGCGGAGTTCGCTATTCGCCGACCGCAGGGGGGCCTCTACAATCGGGGCGGAACGAACCCTTTGAGAGAAACTTGCGCATGGCGAAATCGGCTAGGTACGACGCGGTGGTCATCGGCGGCGGGCACAACGGGCTGGTCTGCGCCGCCTACCTGGCCAAAGCGGGCAAGCGGGTCTGCGTGCTCGAACGCCGCGGTGTGCTGGGGGGCTGCGCCACGACCGAAGAGCTGTGGCCCGGCTACAAGGTGTCTACCGCCGCGTACGTCATCAGCCTGTTCTTGCCGCAGATCACGCGCGACCTGAAGCTCAAGGAGCAGGGCCTTACGGTGCTGCCGCGCACCCCCAGCTCGTTCACGCCGCTCCCCGACGGCCGCAGCCTGCTGATGGGCCCCGACGCCGCGCTGTGCCAACGCGAGATCAGCAAGTTCAGCAGCCGCGACGCCGCTGCCTACCCCAAGTACGAGGCGCTGCTGGAACGCGTCGCCGCGGTGCTGGAGCCGGTGCTCAACGAGTCTGCCCCCGACCCGCTGCCGATGCCCAAGAGCTGGCGGCGCATCGGCATCTCCAAGAAGCTGCGCGACGCACAGAAGCTGTGGCGGATGCACCGCGCGATGGCCTCGCTGGGCGCCGACCTGCCGGCCGCGGTCGAGCTCTTGACCGGCGCCGCGCGGCCGATCCTGGAGCGCTGGTTCGAGTCGGACGTGCTGCGGGCCACGCTGGCTACCGACGCCATCATCGGCGCGTTCACCTCGGTCAGCTCGCCCGGCAGCGCGTACGTGCTGCTGCACCACGTGATGGGCGAGGCCGGCGGCGCCCGCGGCGTGTGGGGCTACGTCCGCGGGGGCATGGGCGCGCTGTCGGACGCGATCGCCAAGTCGGGCGAGCAGCTCGGCGTCGAGGTGCGTCGCGAGGCGCCCGTCCACTCCATCCACGTCCACAACGGCAAGGTCACCGGCGTCGGGCTGGAAGACGGCACGCAGATCGACGCGCCCATTGTCGCCTCCAGCGTCGACGCGAACCTGACGTTCCAGAAGTTCTTAGACCCGGCCGTGCTGCCAGAAGCGTTCGCCGCGGCGATCGCCAACATCGACTACAGCTCGGCCTCGATGAAGGTGAACCTGGCGCTCGCCGAGCCGCCGAGCTTCTCCTGCCTGCCGTCCACCGGCGTCCAGCCCCACCACCACGGCACGATGCACATCGGACCCACGATCGACTACCTGGAACGCGCGTACGACGAAGCCAAGTTCGGCCGCCCCTCCGAGGAACCCATCCTCGAAATGACGATGGCCACCAGCGTCGACGACACCATTGCCCCCGCAGGAAAGCACATCCTTTCGATGTTCGTGCAGTTCGCCCCCTACAAGCTGAGGGACGCCCACTGGGACGACATCAAGGAGGCGTTCGCGGACCGCTGTGTCGCCAAGCTGGCCGAGTACGCGCCGAACGTGCCGGGCGCCATCGAGCACCGCCAGGTGCTCAGCCCGCTCGACCTGGAGCGCGTGTACGGCATCACCGGGGGCAACATCATGCAGGGCGCCATGAACGCCAACCAGTTGTTCTCGTTCCGCCCGGTGGCCGGCTGGGCCGACCACCGCTCCCCCATCGGCGGCCTGTACTTGTGCGGCGCCGCCAGCCACCCCGGCGGCGGCGTGATGGGCGCCTGCGGCAAGAACGCGGCGGAGGAGATCCTGAGAGACGTTTGGTAGCGTCGCCCTCTCGCGGAGCGATCGGGCTACGAACTGTCCTTGCGCATCCGCTCGATCTCTTTTTCGAGCGTGGCGAGCGCTTCACGGTAGTCGTCGATGTCGCGCGCGGTGCGGTGTTGTTCTTCGTCGCTGGTGAAGCTGGCGCAGCTTTGCAGGTACGCCTCGCAGTCGTCGATCGACCGCAGCACTTCTGCACGCCGCGCCAAAAGCGCGGCTAGCCGGAGCGCCCGCGGATCGGCGTTTGCCTCGTCGTTCTTCATTGCGCGGTGGTTGGCGTGGGTGTTTGGCTATGCCGTGGGGGGCGTGCGGCCAGCCGTTCTGGGCATTGTAGCGTTGGGCGGCCGGGTGCCATGCCCACGCTCGCGTGGGCATGCGACTCACCAAAGGCGAACGCCTACCGAGCCACACATGCCCACGCAAGCGAGGAGCACGGCGCCCAGCCCAACCAAAGCGCGCAGCGCCGCTCGCTGCTTCAGTAATCAACGTTCATCAAATCGCCATTGGTGCGCTCGTCAAGAATCGTTAGGCTCGGTGCGCTGTCGCGATCAATCGCGATCGGCTCATCTATGCCTGTCGACCATGCCGCGGCGCTCGACCAATGCCAGTCGGTCGACCGCTTGACTAAACCGCGTCGCACCGGGTTCTCGTGGATGTAGCGAATCTTCTCATGCACGTCGCGCACCGAGCGCAGGTTGCGGTCGTACCCGCCACCGCGTTGCCAGAACCGGTAGCAGTGTGTGCCGTTGGGTTGGGCGTCGCTGAGCTGCGGCAAGTAGTCTGGCGCGTTTTCACGCAGCCACACGAGTGCCCGCTTCGAAGTCGATTGTTTGATCGTCGACAGGATCTCAGCGATGCGGGCGTCGCTGCGCGGCAGCAAGATCACGTGAACGTGCTCCGGCATGATGACATACGCCCAGAGGTCGAACATCTGTTTCGTTTGGCCGAGCCGGAGCGCCTGAAGCAGCCACCGACGCGAGCGGTCGCGATCCAGCAGCGGAAGCCTACGGAAGCAACTGAATGTTAAGAAGTGGGCGTCGCCTGGAGTGTCGTACCGTTTGCATGTCTTGCGGTGCGGAGCCATGCGGCCGATTGTCGCCAGCGATGCGAGGCAACGCAAGCAGATTCGAGCGCCATGCCAGATTCGCGTGGAGGTGCAACTCTCGCAAGGCTGGGCGCCGGGTGCCATGCCCACGCTTGCGTGGGCATGCGACTCACCAGAGGCAAGCGACAACCGAGCCACACATGCCCACGCGAGCGTGGAGCATGGCACCCGGCTACGTCTACGGCGGGTGAATCTTGACAGGCAGTTCGTCCAAACGGCCGACCACGAATGGCTCGTCCGTCCGATGCTCCGACACGAGAGTACTACCGGGAAGTTCCATGGCTGCTATTTCGAATTGTTGGCCACCAAGCTCTTCGTTCACCTTCTTCCAGTCTATCTCCAGATCGTAGGTCGTTGTCTGCTGGGAACTGCGATGTTCCATACGAGCCGACGACGGCACCCACACGTCGGAAACCCTCTTCCATTGCACGACGGATTCTTGTCCCCATTGAGATCCCGGCCCATCGGGTTGAGTTTGTTCCATTCCGTAGGTCAACTTGATAGGCGCAAACTGCTTCGCCTCATCGACCCAAAGTGTGGCGACTACCGCTGGACCCTTGTTGCGAACTCTCCACTGAACTTCCCACACGTCGCCCGTTTTCGAGCACTTCTCAGCGTGTTTCTTTGTCAACGATTCGGCAAGCGACTTTACGGTCGCCGCCTCCTCGCCACCGACAAATGTTGTTAGGCCGAAGACTCTAATGTCGAATGGCATGACGGGAGACTCGACTTCGACGTCAGGATCTCTGATTGTCAATGCCTCGGGGCCGATCCCACTGCGGTACAAGAATGCGCAATCTGGCCTCCGAATTAGCCGAAGCTCGATTGTTACACCACCCTCGACTTTCGCCTTATTTCTTACCAAAGGGATTCGCTCACACCGCTGAAAATTCGAAAGACTCTGCTCGTAGTCGAAAGCGCATTTGACGGTCAGCGGATAGCGTTCGCTCTCTTCGCCCCTTTCTATGTGACGATCGCCTTTGATGTGATAGATGCCGCTCCGCAATTGAGAGCGTGCATCGACTACCCCTTGAAGCACCCATTCCGCGTCTTGGGTCTGTGCTTGGCAAAGCGGGCATAAAAAGCCACATACGACGACGAGCGTTCTAATGAATGCTGCGGATGCCATGCTCCCGAATCTAGAAGTGATCATGTTTGCCAACTGGCTTCACCAATAGTCATTTGGTCTGGATTACCGTGCGTCTAGAATAATCGCAGCCGGTCGCCATACACCACGCTCGGCCTGGGCCGGGCCGGGTGCCATGCCCACGCTCGCGTGGGCATGCGACGGCCGGTGAGCCGTTCCCCACTACCACGGCATGCCCACGCAAGCGTGGAGCATGGCGCCCGTCCGGAGCGCCTGAAGCAGCCACCCACGCGAGCGGTCGCGATCCAGCAGCGGAAGCCGGCGGAAGCAACTAAACGTGAGGAAATGGGCGTCGCCGGGAGTGTCGTACCGTTTGCATGTCTTGCGGTGCGCAGCCATGCGGCCGATTGTCGCCAGCGATGCGAGGCAACGCAAGCAGATTCGAGCGCCATGCCACATTCGCGTGGACGTACAACTCTCGCAAGGCTGGGCGCCATGCCCACGCTCGCGTGGGCATGCGACGGCCGGTAAGCCGTTCCCCACCACAACGGCATGCCCACGCAAGCGTGGAGCATGGCACCCGGCTGGTAGCCGGGCGCCAGCTCCGCTCGCGGAGCGATCGGGCTACGCAGGCCCCTTGCGCATCAGCCCGATTTGTCGATCGAGCTTCACGAGCGCTGCAGGTACGCCTCGCTGTCGTCGTTCGTCCGCAGCGTCTACAATATTGGCTACTCTTCACCCATCGGGGCAGCTCGCCATGATTCTCCAACCGTCGTTTGTCCGTCGGGCTGCGGCCGTTGTGCTCGCGGTGTACGCGGCGGCGTCTAACGCCCTCGCCGCCGGCCCGGCGACCGTCACCCGCAACCTCGACTACATCGCCGGCGCCCCGTACGCGCAGGACCGCGACAAGCTAGACATCTACTCGCCTACCGGCGCCGACGGCGCCCCGGTGGTGGTCTACTTCCACGGCGGCGGGCTGCTCAACGGAGACAAGCAGAGCGCCGCCGAACTGGCGGCCCGCCTCACGGCCGAAGGGGTCGTGCTGGTCGCCGCCAACTACCGGCTCTCGCCCGCCTACGCCCACCCGGCCCACATCCAGGACGCCGCCGCGGCGGTCGCGTGGGTGGTGGCGAACATCTCCCGCTACGGCGGCGACCCCCAGCGGGTGTTCGTCTCGGGCCACTCGGCCGGCGGTTACCTAGCGGCGCTGCTGGGGGTCGACCCGTCGTACCTAACCGCCGCGGGCGTGGCGCCGCAGCAGATCCGGGGCTACGCGCCCATCAGCCCGTTTCTGTACGTCGAAGAAACCGCCAAGGTGCGCGACAGTTTCATCTGGGGCGATGACCCCGCCGACTGGCTGGCGGCGTCGGTCACCCCGTCCATCGGCCCCGGCAAGCAGCCCATGCTGCTCGTCTACGCCGACGGCGACGACGTGTGGCGCCGCGCGCAAAACGAGCTGCTCGAGAGCGAGCTCACCGAGCACGGCAACACGGCCCGCGCCGTCAAGATCCTCAACCGCAACCACGGCTCGCTGCTAAGCAAGATCGCCGCCCCGGACGACCAGATCGTCCCGCTGCTGGTAGACTTCATCCACGCGGGCGACTAAGCGGGGGCAGCCACTGCCGGCTTGCCAGCCACGCGTGCCTTTCGCGTGCTTTACCCTCGTCGATGGCGGCGCGTTGCGCCCGCCAATCCGCACGCGCCGACGATCGCGAGCAACAAGCAAGCCGGCTCTGGGACCT from Pirellulimonas nuda includes:
- a CDS encoding Uma2 family endonuclease; its protein translation is MNDATDCLNDPLPEFTLPYPVSRFSVEKYHEMIATGVLTEEDNVELLEGWIVPMMRRNPPHEVAMELVGDHLRSLLIKGWRLRDQLAITTSDSQPEPDFAIVRGSARDNLTHHPLPAEVAMVVEVSDSSLSRDRNKRRLYARAEVPVYWLLNLNARQLEVYTRPSGPTEAPAYAEQAIYRAGDEAPLVVDGQTLGAIKLDDILP
- a CDS encoding SixA phosphatase family protein, with translation MKLYIARHAWAGSYGDPAWPDDSERPLEPGGAERYAKLVARLAERGMAPERVASSPLVRCVQTAEVLADQTQHRPEIERLDALAPGVELDSLLEWTGRSQADAAWVGHNPDVEHLVALLIGQSGAVRFAKGAIASLLFEGPVRPGAGVLQWHVTAKVLGV
- a CDS encoding glycoside hydrolase family 18 protein, with translation MRYLLFFALGLTSMATATPPRVAVGYLADHSDAPVEGVPWKDLTHVCHAYLQLDGLGMPIASETVPSAELAETAHGRGVKILLTVGAGQTTLGLETITKDPLATTTFARALARRIAEVGYDGVDLAWESPRNKQTREGFTAMLAALRQELDTVSKGRAEPLLLTAQVSPSPFFMKWIDGPKVAPLVDWLNVAAYDMCGPYDRTAAHHAPLFPSPKDPERSWRSVSGAMTRWHEDAGVPKDKLVMGLPMFGRIYPVEAPYQPLDAERRNQHGAYTYTRINELVSSGAPAEWDDPSKAPWLRPTGEPTQVIAYDDRNSIHLKAAWAHDEGYRGYYFWALGQDRMPDGSNWLVRAATKAWPAEQPAPEDPAPTPAVKRPAPSP
- a CDS encoding phytoene desaturase family protein, with the translated sequence MAKSARYDAVVIGGGHNGLVCAAYLAKAGKRVCVLERRGVLGGCATTEELWPGYKVSTAAYVISLFLPQITRDLKLKEQGLTVLPRTPSSFTPLPDGRSLLMGPDAALCQREISKFSSRDAAAYPKYEALLERVAAVLEPVLNESAPDPLPMPKSWRRIGISKKLRDAQKLWRMHRAMASLGADLPAAVELLTGAARPILERWFESDVLRATLATDAIIGAFTSVSSPGSAYVLLHHVMGEAGGARGVWGYVRGGMGALSDAIAKSGEQLGVEVRREAPVHSIHVHNGKVTGVGLEDGTQIDAPIVASSVDANLTFQKFLDPAVLPEAFAAAIANIDYSSASMKVNLALAEPPSFSCLPSTGVQPHHHGTMHIGPTIDYLERAYDEAKFGRPSEEPILEMTMATSVDDTIAPAGKHILSMFVQFAPYKLRDAHWDDIKEAFADRCVAKLAEYAPNVPGAIEHRQVLSPLDLERVYGITGGNIMQGAMNANQLFSFRPVAGWADHRSPIGGLYLCGAASHPGGGVMGACGKNAAEEILRDVW
- a CDS encoding REP-associated tyrosine transposase yields the protein MAPHRKTCKRYDTPGDAHFLTFSCFRRLPLLDRDRSRRWLLQALRLGQTKQMFDLWAYVIMPEHVHVILLPRSDARIAEILSTIKQSTSKRALVWLRENAPDYLPQLSDAQPNGTHCYRFWQRGGGYDRNLRSVRDVHEKIRYIHENPVRRGLVKRSTDWHWSSAAAWSTGIDEPIAIDRDSAPSLTILDERTNGDLMNVDY
- a CDS encoding alpha/beta hydrolase, which gives rise to MILQPSFVRRAAAVVLAVYAAASNALAAGPATVTRNLDYIAGAPYAQDRDKLDIYSPTGADGAPVVVYFHGGGLLNGDKQSAAELAARLTAEGVVLVAANYRLSPAYAHPAHIQDAAAAVAWVVANISRYGGDPQRVFVSGHSAGGYLAALLGVDPSYLTAAGVAPQQIRGYAPISPFLYVEETAKVRDSFIWGDDPADWLAASVTPSIGPGKQPMLLVYADGDDVWRRAQNELLESELTEHGNTARAVKILNRNHGSLLSKIAAPDDQIVPLLVDFIHAGD